The Treponema medium genome has a window encoding:
- a CDS encoding S1C family serine protease yields the protein MKNKIICLFFFLSVTVAFADIRNAVCIVKPNYSEKTVAFMEDASDKLETAGYSDLADLFKNAKEGVFGSGFFIKGQNKKDYVLTNYHVAAYATSLTLEIEDANGETTKIENCKIIAVDEELDLAIAEVPNGKAGSYLTFASKAPVDGIDAWSAGYPGLAGKPMWQLGKGTITNARARLPDDIDPKISTFLQHSAPIDSGNSGGPLLIKAANAPSGYEIIGINSAKAVFRQATNFAIPASTITKFMDEKAFAGNKKIERDLTASLNIFAESCKNFKIDKESDKNKEIVKRIRKLTIYVSEDYAIQSGLDVYLKALRKAPKLFRNEILAASIFGNPINGIRTALAYDIYTTVDPEENTYLPDAGTDIGSLKKADNGYEFVLYDEVQKSKFFTVWKKSYNSWQMDGASLNEPPQIGTDSSTQNKKSAKKEKKTAGKSSVFIDEIPTKMRMPLSYIGFSRDRRWISAFSFGFFYSFKYAEVGMSAIIDKPRDATARGDKSSFGSSRSGSFNFTFGLCPELRGQIPININNVVYIAPQAFVGVGLFIPPIDTFVHYGAGVEFVPVSFTTLSFGADFIARTYLKGIKKTNPGVRINVSIRF from the coding sequence ATGAAGAACAAAATTATTTGTTTGTTTTTTTTTCTCAGTGTTACGGTAGCGTTTGCAGATATCAGAAATGCTGTTTGTATTGTAAAACCGAATTACAGCGAGAAAACCGTTGCCTTTATGGAAGATGCGTCGGATAAACTGGAGACGGCTGGGTATTCGGATTTGGCTGATCTTTTTAAAAATGCAAAAGAAGGTGTGTTCGGATCTGGCTTTTTTATTAAAGGACAAAATAAAAAAGACTATGTGTTAACAAACTATCATGTTGCCGCTTATGCGACATCGCTTACGCTGGAAATTGAAGATGCTAATGGTGAAACCACAAAAATCGAAAACTGTAAAATTATTGCTGTTGACGAAGAATTGGATCTTGCCATTGCCGAAGTACCAAACGGTAAAGCTGGTTCCTATTTAACTTTTGCGTCAAAAGCGCCTGTCGACGGAATCGATGCTTGGTCTGCCGGTTATCCGGGGCTGGCTGGAAAACCAATGTGGCAGCTTGGAAAAGGTACCATAACAAATGCGCGTGCGCGGCTGCCCGATGATATCGATCCGAAAATATCTACTTTTCTTCAGCATTCCGCACCTATCGATTCCGGAAATTCAGGCGGTCCCTTATTGATAAAGGCTGCTAATGCGCCTTCGGGATACGAAATTATCGGTATTAACTCCGCAAAGGCTGTTTTTCGACAGGCAACTAATTTTGCAATTCCTGCTTCTACGATCACTAAATTTATGGATGAGAAAGCTTTTGCCGGAAATAAAAAAATCGAACGTGATTTAACTGCTTCTTTAAATATATTTGCTGAATCTTGTAAAAATTTTAAAATCGATAAAGAGAGTGACAAAAATAAAGAGATTGTAAAGCGAATCCGAAAGTTAACCATTTATGTTTCCGAAGATTACGCGATCCAAAGCGGGCTTGATGTATACTTGAAAGCGCTGCGAAAGGCTCCGAAGCTTTTTAGAAATGAAATATTAGCCGCGTCGATTTTTGGGAATCCTATAAACGGAATTAGGACAGCTCTTGCGTATGATATCTACACTACTGTCGATCCGGAGGAAAATACCTATTTACCCGATGCAGGTACGGATATCGGTAGTTTGAAAAAGGCTGATAACGGTTATGAATTTGTTCTGTATGATGAAGTTCAGAAGTCGAAATTTTTTACCGTTTGGAAAAAATCCTATAATTCATGGCAGATGGACGGTGCCAGTCTGAATGAGCCTCCTCAAATCGGTACCGATTCTTCAACTCAAAATAAAAAGAGTGCAAAGAAGGAGAAAAAAACTGCGGGAAAATCTTCGGTCTTTATTGACGAAATTCCTACAAAAATGAGAATGCCCTTATCGTATATTGGCTTTAGTAGGGATAGACGTTGGATATCGGCTTTTTCTTTCGGTTTCTTTTATAGCTTTAAATATGCAGAGGTCGGGATGTCGGCTATTATCGATAAGCCGCGCGATGCTACTGCTCGTGGTGATAAGTCTTCATTCGGTTCTTCAAGAAGTGGTTCCTTTAACTTTACATTCGGACTCTGTCCTGAATTGCGCGGGCAGATACCGATCAATATCAATAATGTTGTATATATCGCACCGCAAGCATTTGTCGGAGTAGGACTGTTCATTCCTCCGATCGATACGTTTGTACATTACGGTGCCGGCGTTGAATTTGTACCGGTGAGTTTTACAACACTCTCGTTCGGTGCCGATTTTATTGCACGAACATACTTAAAAGGAATAAAAAAGACGAATCCCGGAGTTCGTATCAACGTATCAATACGATTCTAA
- a CDS encoding fumarate hydratase C-terminal domain-containing protein encodes MEFEKIIPVSDLAAEQCGNGLTVDSSVLAVFAEQAFKRLSFTFPQEHLESLLNVACDPASSENDRLVAVKLLENAVIAAKGTLPLCQDTGVAQVFGWKDAAVSSALNAANGTAPFGSDTEALTAGVGKAYKENNLRFSINIPSSLFDEKNSASNLPAQVDIFSTNGSAEPSYRFLFCAKGGGSSNKTDFTCATKALLNPQSFERFLQTKITALGTAACPPYTIAVVIGGLSPEQNLQTLKLATTGYWDAVEALNEAGGAIRWTDTVGGVRPLRCKDWEERVLQIAAETGLGAQFGGSHLAAHARVFRLPRHGASCFASIGVSCNAHRNLVGYINREGAFLQKNVSDPQPYLEKAAAYTAGTGTHHGEPVKVDLSSIDAARTKLSGYPVGQAFLFSGEILVARDAAHARWKALLESGKPLPDYTLHYPILYAGPAETPKGAVIGSFGPTTANRMDPYADDLMSRGAALITIAKGNRSELWRTACKKYGAFYLGTIGGAAALIAEKHITARKVLDYPDLGMEAVQLISVKDLPVFLITDDKGNDFYASL; translated from the coding sequence ATGGAATTTGAAAAGATTATCCCCGTCTCCGACCTTGCGGCGGAGCAGTGCGGAAACGGATTAACAGTGGACAGCAGCGTACTCGCTGTTTTTGCAGAGCAAGCGTTTAAACGCTTATCCTTTACCTTTCCTCAAGAACATTTGGAAAGTTTACTGAATGTTGCGTGCGATCCCGCATCTTCTGAAAACGACCGGCTCGTTGCGGTTAAATTGCTGGAAAATGCCGTCATTGCGGCAAAAGGTACGCTGCCGCTCTGTCAGGACACGGGCGTTGCGCAAGTCTTTGGATGGAAAGATGCCGCCGTATCTTCGGCCTTAAACGCTGCGAATGGAACCGCGCCTTTCGGTTCCGATACGGAAGCGCTTACTGCAGGCGTCGGAAAAGCCTATAAAGAGAATAATCTGCGTTTTTCTATTAACATTCCTTCTTCGCTTTTTGATGAAAAAAATTCGGCAAGCAATTTACCGGCTCAAGTCGATATATTCAGCACAAACGGAAGCGCTGAGCCTTCGTACCGTTTCTTGTTCTGCGCGAAGGGCGGCGGTTCTTCCAATAAAACGGATTTTACCTGTGCGACAAAGGCGCTGTTAAACCCGCAATCCTTTGAGCGTTTTTTGCAGACGAAAATCACCGCCCTTGGAACTGCTGCCTGTCCGCCGTACACGATTGCTGTTGTCATCGGCGGGTTGAGTCCCGAACAAAACTTGCAAACGCTTAAGTTGGCAACGACCGGCTATTGGGATGCGGTAGAGGCGTTAAACGAAGCCGGCGGCGCTATCCGTTGGACGGATACGGTCGGCGGAGTGCGTCCGTTGCGGTGTAAGGACTGGGAGGAGCGGGTATTACAGATTGCAGCGGAAACCGGTTTGGGCGCCCAATTCGGCGGTTCTCATCTTGCGGCGCACGCCCGTGTGTTCCGATTGCCACGGCATGGGGCAAGCTGCTTTGCCTCTATTGGAGTGTCGTGCAATGCGCATCGAAATCTTGTCGGTTATATCAACCGTGAAGGTGCCTTTTTGCAAAAAAATGTTTCCGATCCTCAGCCGTACTTGGAAAAAGCGGCAGCGTATACAGCCGGCACCGGTACGCATCATGGGGAGCCGGTTAAGGTCGATCTCAGCTCCATCGATGCAGCCCGTACCAAGCTTTCCGGCTACCCGGTCGGGCAGGCGTTCCTCTTTTCGGGCGAGATTTTGGTTGCGCGCGATGCGGCGCATGCCCGCTGGAAGGCTTTGCTGGAAAGCGGTAAGCCGCTGCCCGATTATACGCTGCACTATCCGATTCTCTATGCCGGACCGGCGGAAACACCGAAAGGCGCCGTTATCGGCAGCTTCGGGCCTACGACAGCAAACCGCATGGATCCCTATGCAGACGATTTGATGAGCAGGGGCGCTGCGCTCATCACTATCGCCAAGGGGAACCGGTCTGAACTGTGGCGCACTGCCTGTAAAAAATACGGCGCCTTTTATCTCGGTACCATCGGCGGCGCTGCGGCATTGATTGCGGAAAAGCATATTACCGCACGTAAAGTCCTCGACTATCCTGATTTGGGAATGGAAGCCGTGCAGCTGATTTCGGTCAAAGACTTGCCGGTATTCTTGATTACGGATGATAAGGGGAACGATTTTTACGCCTCTCTATAA
- a CDS encoding pentapeptide repeat-containing protein, with product MFDMTKQLSHKNLTSALESGSDLNSMNFAGLTINGIDFSGKKLTGCSFAHSCFTDCSFTGTRVRLSFFDFARFVHCTFDKVDIQFSCFAGSIFGNTVFTDSELLINNFTGITTYECGFKDSDLYCSRFIRCSLHKTPFENCNIKKVSFFKNIYDDVSFKSSNTRVAHFDTEEFVK from the coding sequence ATGTTCGACATGACTAAACAATTATCTCATAAGAATCTCACCTCGGCGCTTGAGTCGGGTTCTGATCTTAACAGTATGAATTTTGCCGGTCTTACGATTAACGGCATTGATTTTTCAGGGAAAAAACTTACCGGTTGCTCCTTTGCGCATAGTTGTTTTACGGATTGTTCCTTTACGGGGACACGGGTTCGGCTCTCTTTTTTTGACTTTGCCCGCTTTGTACATTGTACCTTTGATAAAGTAGATATTCAGTTTTCCTGCTTTGCAGGAAGCATTTTTGGAAACACCGTTTTTACCGATTCGGAACTGCTCATCAATAATTTTACAGGGATTACAACGTACGAATGCGGCTTTAAAGATTCAGATTTATACTGTTCCCGTTTTATTCGATGCTCATTGCATAAAACACCATTCGAAAATTGCAATATAAAGAAGGTATCTTTTTTTAAAAACATCTATGATGATGTATCGTTTAAATCTTCCAATACTCGTGTTGCTCATTTTGATACTGAGGAATTTGTAAAATGA
- a CDS encoding Rpn family recombination-promoting nuclease/putative transposase has translation MKKLPNVPMQFTARNDYAFKKLFGTEENKDIMIEFLSLVTDLRKTDFDDVRIENSEQLPRFYNDKIGRLDIKIRLQDGRKIDVEMQNTYFDYYPKRSIFYCSKLIHEHFISGFQYSNLKKCIAINVLNSPFKLSHKVHSVYQIRESEEQTLLDELLEIHFLDLTKLNKNNLTSLEKWLMFIKTDDKEVRQVLAQGNPIMTKAKRVMDIFYLDEQERKRYEAAWEYESDRLSMISESERKGLERGLIEGKSLGLAEGARQAKLETAKTMLTMGYPLSDICKIAGLSLAEVESLN, from the coding sequence ATGAAAAAATTACCTAACGTCCCAATGCAGTTCACCGCCCGGAATGACTATGCATTTAAGAAGCTCTTTGGTACCGAGGAAAATAAAGATATTATGATCGAATTTCTCTCGTTGGTCACAGATTTGCGTAAAACCGATTTTGATGATGTCCGTATCGAAAACAGTGAACAGCTTCCCCGCTTCTATAACGACAAAATCGGACGGCTCGATATAAAAATTCGCTTACAAGACGGCCGCAAAATCGATGTGGAAATGCAGAATACCTACTTTGATTACTATCCGAAGCGCAGTATTTTTTATTGTTCAAAGTTAATCCATGAGCATTTTATCAGTGGATTCCAGTATTCAAACTTGAAAAAATGTATTGCAATCAATGTACTGAACAGTCCCTTTAAATTGAGCCACAAGGTACATTCGGTGTATCAGATACGGGAAAGCGAGGAACAAACACTTTTGGATGAACTATTAGAGATTCACTTTTTAGATCTAACAAAACTCAACAAAAATAATTTGACAAGCTTAGAGAAATGGCTTATGTTTATCAAAACAGACGATAAGGAGGTAAGGCAGGTGCTAGCACAGGGAAATCCGATAATGACGAAGGCAAAACGAGTGATGGATATCTTTTATCTGGATGAACAAGAACGCAAGCGGTATGAGGCAGCGTGGGAATATGAGAGCGACCGGCTATCAATGATAAGCGAATCTGAGCGGAAAGGTCTTGAACGAGGTCTCATTGAAGGTAAATCTCTTGGACTTGCAGAGGGTGCGCGCCAAGCAAAGCTCGAAACGGCAAAAACGATGCTTACTATGGGCTATCCGCTCAGTGATATTTGCAAAATTGCCGGACTCTCCCTAGCCGAAGTAGAATCACTTAACTAA
- a CDS encoding type II toxin-antitoxin system VapC family toxin, translating to MNGVDCLADTNALIYLLNGNSCMFPYLEKNLALSIISAMELLSFSGMTETEGQSIRSFINDCTEITLSNDIKEKTIEIRKKYRAKLPDAIIAASAIVNGLPLITADKGFKQIEELDLQIIVPIM from the coding sequence ATGAATGGAGTTGACTGTCTTGCAGACACAAATGCATTGATTTATTTGCTTAACGGCAATTCTTGTATGTTTCCTTATCTGGAGAAAAATCTTGCATTATCAATAATTTCAGCAATGGAACTTTTATCTTTTTCCGGAATGACTGAAACGGAAGGACAAAGTATAAGATCTTTTATAAATGACTGCACGGAAATCACACTGTCAAATGATATAAAAGAAAAGACAATAGAAATTCGTAAGAAATATAGAGCAAAACTCCCTGATGCAATTATTGCAGCTTCTGCTATCGTAAATGGCTTACCCCTTATCACTGCTGATAAAGGTTTTAAGCAAATTGAAGAATTGGATTTACAAATAATTGTACCAATTATGTAA
- a CDS encoding type II toxin-antitoxin system HicB family antitoxin — MKYTYPVIFEYDDGKIGVRVPDISGCFTFGETITEAIEMAEDAIAMMLAHYEDHRQQIPKPSDISKIKIKNGFVNYVIADTDAWRKQFSEKAIKKTVTIPAWLNYKAEEAGVNFSQELQNALKQRLQIAL, encoded by the coding sequence ATGAAATATACATATCCCGTTATTTTTGAATACGATGATGGAAAAATAGGTGTAAGAGTTCCTGATATTTCCGGCTGTTTTACATTTGGCGAAACAATCACGGAAGCAATAGAAATGGCAGAGGATGCCATAGCTATGATGCTTGCTCATTATGAAGATCATCGGCAACAGATACCGAAACCGAGTGATATATCCAAAATCAAAATAAAAAACGGATTTGTGAATTATGTAATAGCCGACACTGATGCTTGGCGCAAACAGTTTTCTGAAAAAGCAATAAAGAAAACTGTTACTATTCCGGCATGGCTCAATTATAAAGCGGAAGAAGCCGGGGTTAATTTTTCACAAGAGCTACAAAACGCATTGAAACAGCGGTTGCAAATTGCATTGTAA
- a CDS encoding YibE/F family protein produces MRKTNIYLKSKKILLLALTCISVCAQLYAQDTAKNTNAETDAKDKGLAEYYDTQLNLPKNQVVKARVIEIVYDDLAESRPDVPIESDFRYQHLKIEILTGKHKGEVYTVRNTIELAIPYRLIFRLHEKMILQVDEDEETGKIINLKIYERARDTKVYALIVIFAAALIIVGKKNGLKALITLGITVGLIFGIFLPCIIRGFNPILLALAVCSSATVITLLIISGNNKKTYTAIIGTIGGVIIAGIFAFIAGKILMLTGLGNEDAQMLAFIPQHRRIDYQGLLFAGIMIGALGAVMDVAMSISSAMWEIISVSPDISKKQLIKSGMNIGRDIIGSMSNTLILAYVSTSIPVLLLFILFSNGFTEIINLELLASEVLRAVAGSIGLICTIPITVRLVGRFHRKL; encoded by the coding sequence ATGAGGAAAACGAATATTTACTTAAAGTCTAAAAAAATCTTACTGCTGGCACTTACCTGCATATCCGTATGTGCTCAGCTTTATGCTCAAGATACTGCAAAAAATACAAACGCCGAAACGGATGCAAAAGATAAAGGATTGGCGGAATATTACGACACGCAACTTAATCTGCCGAAGAATCAGGTGGTAAAAGCGCGCGTTATTGAAATCGTATATGATGACCTTGCGGAAAGCAGGCCGGATGTTCCGATTGAATCCGACTTCCGGTATCAGCATTTAAAAATAGAAATTTTAACCGGCAAGCATAAGGGCGAAGTTTATACCGTCCGCAACACTATTGAACTGGCAATTCCGTACCGGCTTATCTTCCGGCTCCATGAAAAAATGATACTGCAGGTGGACGAAGATGAAGAAACCGGCAAGATAATAAACTTAAAAATCTATGAGCGCGCACGGGACACAAAAGTCTATGCACTCATTGTAATCTTTGCAGCGGCGCTTATCATCGTCGGCAAAAAAAACGGCCTCAAAGCGCTGATTACGCTCGGTATTACCGTAGGTCTTATTTTCGGTATTTTTCTCCCGTGCATTATACGGGGTTTTAACCCGATCTTATTGGCGCTCGCCGTATGCAGTTCCGCGACGGTTATCACGCTGCTGATCATCAGCGGCAACAATAAAAAAACATATACAGCCATCATAGGTACAATCGGCGGGGTTATCATTGCAGGGATATTCGCATTTATTGCCGGTAAGATACTCATGCTGACAGGGCTTGGAAACGAGGACGCGCAAATGCTTGCCTTTATACCGCAGCACCGTAGGATTGACTATCAAGGTTTGTTGTTTGCAGGTATTATGATCGGTGCGCTCGGCGCGGTGATGGATGTGGCAATGTCCATCTCATCGGCAATGTGGGAGATTATTTCCGTAAGCCCCGACATATCAAAAAAGCAACTGATAAAGTCCGGCATGAATATCGGCCGAGACATTATCGGCTCGATGTCGAACACACTGATTTTGGCGTATGTCAGTACCTCAATTCCCGTACTGCTGCTGTTTATTCTATTCTCCAACGGATTTACCGAAATTATCAACCTCGAACTTTTAGCCTCCGAGGTACTGCGCGCAGTCGCCGGAAGCATCGGGCTTATCTGCACCATCCCGATTACGGTGCGTCTTGTGGGGAGATTTCATCGTAAATTGTGA
- a CDS encoding type II toxin-antitoxin system HicA family toxin — MTADEIIKLLKKAGYEITAGAKHDKAIHKETGKMIAIPRHKGDIPTGTAHNILKEAGLK, encoded by the coding sequence ATGACAGCAGATGAGATTATAAAACTATTAAAAAAAGCCGGTTATGAAATTACTGCCGGAGCAAAACACGATAAAGCAATCCATAAAGAGACAGGTAAAATGATTGCGATACCTCGGCATAAAGGTGATATTCCGACAGGAACAGCGCATAATATTCTCAAAGAAGCAGGTTTAAAATAG
- a CDS encoding 5'-nucleotidase C-terminal domain-containing protein: MTQKKVFKTLFVVLAAAFMLFPSCKTTESAPAAVSKQYNAIEATAPANQVDVLLFNDFHGNVAEDARPGKGKNAGMAKLLGYVHTAQRENPNTIVVAGGDNYQGTAISNLTYGAPVSAMMKAMGVSVCAVGNHEFDWGVKHMKEWQKDGNFTFLAANIVDKNTKKPVSWAKPYAIITKGGYKIAFVGLAHPDTVTLTKAEHVSGLEFTDPVKAGQQWVDYLLAGKAKEGKPDAIIALTHIDSDQKGEEITGNAVALAQIKGLNAILSAHSHRPVQGAVDGMPIMQAYCYGRAVGKLSITFDENKNIALITPALDEIWKHKDTIVEDEEGKALYAKYDADLKPILGEVIGTAAAEFTHERKDKGSNTLLGVWASEAQRKVGKADIAIQNGGGLRRTLAAGNITVADLYEIMPFDNYLVVFDLPGSEIKKAIDHGIMNPNITDGQFAGLKVEYDSTKPFENRVTSIALADGTPLDMNKTYKVVVNDFMFTGGDKYDFSKATNVVETYVPIRDALIDEIKAAKTITPKAPDYIKDISK; the protein is encoded by the coding sequence ATGACGCAGAAAAAAGTTTTTAAAACACTGTTCGTTGTTCTGGCGGCCGCATTTATGCTGTTCCCGTCGTGTAAAACAACTGAATCCGCTCCGGCAGCTGTATCAAAGCAATACAACGCTATTGAAGCAACAGCGCCGGCCAATCAAGTGGATGTGCTTCTATTCAACGACTTTCACGGTAACGTCGCGGAAGATGCCCGTCCCGGTAAAGGGAAAAATGCCGGTATGGCAAAGCTGCTCGGCTATGTGCACACCGCACAAAGGGAAAACCCGAATACGATTGTCGTAGCAGGCGGTGATAACTACCAAGGTACAGCAATTTCCAATTTGACCTACGGTGCACCGGTTTCCGCAATGATGAAGGCAATGGGCGTATCGGTATGCGCAGTCGGAAACCACGAATTCGACTGGGGCGTAAAGCACATGAAGGAATGGCAGAAAGACGGCAATTTTACTTTCTTGGCGGCAAATATCGTCGACAAAAACACCAAAAAACCTGTCTCGTGGGCAAAGCCATACGCGATTATTACCAAAGGCGGTTATAAAATTGCGTTTGTCGGTTTAGCTCATCCCGATACGGTAACCCTCACAAAAGCGGAACATGTCAGCGGTTTGGAGTTTACCGATCCCGTTAAAGCCGGACAGCAATGGGTTGACTACCTGTTGGCCGGAAAAGCTAAAGAAGGGAAACCGGATGCCATCATCGCATTAACCCACATTGATTCCGATCAGAAGGGTGAAGAAATCACCGGAAATGCAGTTGCTCTTGCTCAAATTAAGGGGTTAAACGCAATATTATCTGCTCACAGCCATCGGCCGGTACAGGGCGCTGTAGACGGTATGCCGATTATGCAGGCTTACTGCTATGGACGCGCAGTTGGAAAGCTCAGCATCACCTTTGATGAAAATAAAAACATCGCTTTGATTACTCCTGCCCTTGATGAAATTTGGAAGCACAAAGACACTATCGTCGAGGATGAAGAAGGTAAGGCCCTCTATGCAAAATACGATGCCGACCTAAAACCGATCTTAGGCGAAGTAATCGGTACTGCTGCTGCTGAGTTTACGCACGAAAGAAAGGATAAGGGCAGCAACACCTTGCTCGGCGTATGGGCTTCTGAAGCTCAGCGGAAAGTAGGCAAAGCGGACATCGCCATTCAAAACGGCGGCGGATTACGCAGAACGCTTGCGGCAGGAAATATTACCGTCGCCGATCTATACGAAATCATGCCGTTCGACAATTACTTGGTAGTGTTCGATCTCCCCGGTTCGGAAATCAAAAAGGCAATTGATCACGGTATTATGAACCCGAATATCACAGACGGACAGTTTGCAGGATTAAAGGTTGAATACGACAGTACCAAGCCTTTTGAAAACAGAGTAACTTCTATCGCATTGGCAGACGGTACTCCGCTCGATATGAACAAAACATATAAGGTTGTTGTCAATGACTTTATGTTTACCGGTGGTGATAAATACGACTTCTCGAAGGCAACGAACGTCGTCGAAACATACGTTCCGATTCGTGATGCCCTAATCGACGAAATTAAAGCGGCAAAAACTATTACGCCGAAAGCTCCGGATTACATCAAAGATATCAGCAAATAA
- a CDS encoding M81 family metallopeptidase — protein sequence MNRKKRVLVGGMHHESDTFNPITTGPDDIWVLRGKDLLEGKGQSSVFGSIATLKEAGYEVIPTLIARAVPNGEWDKDYYLSLKQEFLQAIKDALPLDALCLSLHGSMRVREIGEAEGDLLEDIRKICPNIPILSSLDMHATISQRMLDYVDGYVGYKCAPHTDTYEIGIHAARMTIETLEKGIRPVMSAVKIPFLIAGEQSETSVEPMKKLTATLREYEKQPHIMAASYLLGFPWADTADNGVTAMVVTDGDKQLATEKARELAQLFWDTRKEFGFYNETREPADALVHARSSVESGVYPVVLSDSGDNPTAGSSQDVTNFLKAILADPFLTSLNPPLCYQAFYDPALVAAAFKAGEGNVVEGTLGAAFDKEKSSPIQVKATVKKLCKAWAEAQNSDMALLDVGGVDVVITSKHVGCYDPEMMRALGVEPTERKVIVVKLGYLEPEIRAIAKRSMLVLTDGSTNEVFSRLHYKYLPSPMYPMDQEMEWHA from the coding sequence ATGAATAGAAAAAAGCGGGTGCTTGTGGGCGGTATGCACCATGAGTCCGATACTTTTAATCCGATTACCACCGGACCCGATGATATTTGGGTATTACGGGGAAAGGATCTTTTAGAGGGAAAGGGACAAAGTTCCGTTTTCGGTTCGATTGCAACGCTGAAAGAAGCGGGATACGAGGTTATTCCGACGCTTATTGCACGGGCGGTTCCGAACGGCGAATGGGACAAAGATTACTACCTTTCGTTAAAACAAGAATTTTTGCAGGCGATTAAGGATGCGCTGCCGCTGGATGCGCTGTGTCTTTCCCTGCACGGTTCGATGCGGGTGCGCGAAATAGGCGAGGCGGAAGGCGATTTACTGGAAGATATCCGTAAAATCTGCCCCAACATTCCTATTTTGTCATCGCTTGATATGCACGCAACAATTTCGCAGCGGATGCTCGACTATGTAGACGGCTATGTAGGATATAAGTGCGCCCCGCATACGGACACGTATGAAATCGGCATTCATGCGGCGCGGATGACTATCGAGACGTTGGAAAAGGGCATCAGGCCGGTTATGTCGGCAGTTAAGATTCCGTTCCTTATCGCAGGTGAACAATCTGAAACCAGTGTGGAACCGATGAAAAAGCTAACGGCAACGTTGCGCGAATATGAAAAGCAGCCGCACATTATGGCAGCCTCTTATCTGCTTGGCTTTCCATGGGCTGATACTGCCGACAACGGTGTTACGGCGATGGTGGTAACCGACGGAGATAAGCAGCTTGCAACCGAAAAGGCACGGGAGCTTGCTCAGTTGTTCTGGGATACCAGAAAAGAATTCGGCTTTTACAACGAAACCCGCGAACCCGCCGACGCCCTTGTCCATGCACGCTCCAGTGTTGAATCAGGCGTTTATCCGGTAGTGCTTTCCGACTCAGGCGACAATCCTACCGCCGGTTCTTCGCAGGATGTAACTAACTTCTTAAAGGCAATCCTTGCCGATCCCTTCTTAACCTCGTTAAACCCGCCGCTGTGTTATCAGGCTTTTTACGACCCCGCCTTAGTTGCAGCCGCCTTTAAAGCTGGAGAAGGAAACGTTGTAGAGGGGACGCTCGGCGCCGCCTTTGACAAGGAAAAGAGTTCTCCCATTCAAGTAAAAGCGACGGTAAAAAAACTGTGCAAGGCATGGGCAGAGGCTCAGAACAGCGATATGGCGCTCTTGGATGTCGGCGGCGTCGATGTCGTTATAACGTCAAAGCATGTCGGCTGCTATGACCCCGAAATGATGCGGGCGCTCGGCGTTGAACCTACGGAGCGCAAGGTCATCGTCGTCAAGCTTGGCTACCTTGAACCGGAAATCCGCGCCATTGCAAAACGCTCGATGCTCGTGCTCACCGATGGCAGTACCAACGAAGTGTTCTCCCGTCTGCACTACAAATATTTGCCGAGTCCGATGTATCCGATGGATCAGGAGATGGAGTGGCACGCCTAG
- a CDS encoding HRDC domain-containing protein, with amino-acid sequence MRISHKLPVCPDRLLYEAIKDWRRYAVEEENVPPYVIFGDRTIEDLILRKPRTVRELLNVFGIGEIKAEKFGSALLRLVEDAGR; translated from the coding sequence TTGAGAATATCGCACAAGCTACCGGTCTGTCCCGACCGGTTGTTGTATGAAGCGATAAAAGACTGGCGCAGATATGCTGTCGAGGAAGAAAACGTTCCGCCTTACGTTATATTCGGAGATAGAACAATCGAAGACCTCATCCTCAGAAAGCCGCGCACGGTACGTGAACTGCTGAACGTATTCGGTATCGGTGAAATAAAAGCGGAAAAATTCGGCTCGGCGCTTTTGCGTCTTGTGGAAGATGCGGGGAGGTAG